The Centroberyx gerrardi isolate f3 chromosome 12, fCenGer3.hap1.cur.20231027, whole genome shotgun sequence genome has a window encoding:
- the sh3bp5la gene encoding SH3-binding domain protein 5-like, a → MEPGDLRESPAGSGDSEAGEWMEVIPGGDDEVKATETNETTLDTVHKDTCEEDDAGEKQKGEGEQPHTPYEEELDPRIQEELEHLNEASAEINKLELQLDDARSGYRKILTESARKLNAHSSQLGSCIEKARPYYEARRLAKEAQQETQKAALSYERAVSMHTAAREMVYVAEQGLMADGKNTLDPTWQEMLNHATSKVNEAEEERLRSEREHMRVTHACQEAEARVQTLQKSLKRVIVKSKPYFELKAQFNHILEEHKAKVLQLEQHVAKVKTRYSIALRNLEQISEQIHAQRGRDQAEGGPTTVCGGRSPPVGAESDCGIQEEGGACGGGAAGKDRVDTATDLVEKYRERENEKERERAGSDSLSVFSLQTIASDLEKCDSIEHLGDFSDVGSVTGDDGEKEKERVMDKRDRPMETTAKERQQQFYKQHHRSFSL, encoded by the exons ATGGAGCCAGGCGACTTGCGAGAGAGCCCCGCCGGGTCCGGAGACTCAGAGGCGGGGGAATGGATGGAAGTTATTCCCGGTGGGGATGACGAGGTGAAGGCTACTGAAACTAATGAAACCACACTAGATACAGTGCACAAGGACACCTGCGAGGAAGACGACgctggagaaaaacagaaaggcgAGGGGGAACAACCACACACTCCCTACGAGGAGGAGCTGGACCCCAGGATCCAG GAGGAGTTGGAGCACCTCAATGAAGCCAGTGCAGAAATCAACAAACTAGAGCTGCAGCTGGAT GATGCCAGATCAGGGTATCGGAAGATCCTCACAGAGTCCGCCAGGAAGTTGAATGCCCACAGCTCCCAGCTTGGCAGCTGCATAGAGAAAGCCAGACCATACTATGAGGCTCGTCGCCTCGCCAAAGAg GCGCAGCAGGAGACCCAGAAGGCGGCTCTGAGCTATGAGAGAGCCGTTTCCATGCACACAGCTGCCAGGGAGATGGTGTATGTGGCAGAGCAGGGCCTGATGGCTGATGGCAAGAACACCCTGGATCCCACCTGGCAGGAGATGCTCAACCACGCCACCTCCAag GTGAACGAAGCTGAGGAGGAGCGTCTCCGCAGTGAGAGGGAGCACATGCGCGTCACCCATGCCTGTCAGGAGGCTGAGGCCCGGGTCCAGACGCTGCAGAAGTCCCTCAAGAGAGTCATCGTCAAGTCCAAACCTTACTTTGAGCTCAAGGCCCAGTTCAACCACATCCTGGAG GAGCACAAGGCCAAAGTGctgcagctggagcagcacGTAGCCAAAGTGAAGACCCGCTACTCCATCGCCCTGCGCAACTTGGAGCAAATCAGCGAGCAGATCCACGCCCAGAGGGGGCGGGACCAGGCCGAGGGAGGACCAACCACCGTCTGCGGTGGGCGGAGTCCCCCCGTGGGAGCGGAGTCCGACTGCGGGATCCAGGAAGAAGGTGGAGCCTGTGGAGGCGGTGCGGCGGGGAAAGATAGAGTGGATACAGCTACCGATCTGGTGGAGAAatacagggagagggagaatgaaaaggagagggaacGGGCGGGGTCGGATTCCCTTTCCGTCTTTAGCCTGCAGACCATCGCTTCCGACTTGGAGAAATGCGACTCCATCGAACACCTCGGGGACTTCAGCGATGTGGGGAGCGTAACTGGGGATGatggggagaaggagaaagagagagtgatggataAAAGAGACAGGCCGATGGAAACCACCGCCAAAGAGCGCCAACAGCAGTTCTACAAGCAGCACCACCGAAGCTTCAGTTTGTGA
- the mgat1a gene encoding alpha-1,3-mannosyl-glycoprotein 2-beta-N-acetylglucosaminyltransferase a, whose translation MLRKRGSLILCGTLVFVSWNAILVLLLWGRAPSSQPGEPSREQRGLAKEPAADVLADVLRMADTFEAELEMQKGILLQIQDHRSLWELPSKKGRKVVPRQPAIPILVIACNRVTVKRCLDKLLEYRPSAELYPIIVSQDCGHAETAEVIRSYGSQVTHLKQPDLSDIAVRPEHKKFQGYYKISRHYHWALNQVFKSLSHSSVVIVEDDLEVAPDFFEYFRALHPLLKSDPSLWCVSAWNDNGRDGYVDPGKTDLLYRTDFFPGLGWMLLRELWEELEPKWPASFWDDWMRQPEQRCGRACIRPEISRTLTFGRRGVSLGQFYDKYLRYIKLNSEFVPFTKLDLSYLKEETYREKFEKEVYSAPVVTYEEVKQGQLSGAGPFRLQYSSKDSFKVMAKNLGIMDDLKSGVPRSGYRGVVSFISRGRRVYLAPPPGWTHYDPTWS comes from the exons ATGCTCCGCAAGAGAggctctctcattctctgcgGTACGCTCGTGTTTGTCAGCTGGAATGCCATACTGGTGCTTCTGCTGTGGGGGAGAGCCCCGTCCAGCCAGCCAGGCGAGCCCAGCAGGGAGCAGAGGGGGCTGGCTAAAGAGCCAGCTGCCGATGTGCTGGCAGATGTGCTCCGCATGGCAGACACCTTTGAAGCAGAGCTGGAAATGCAGAAAGGAATCCTGCTGCAGATCCAGGACCATCGCTCACTGTGGGAATTGCCCAGCAAAAAAGGGCGGAAGGTCGTCCCTCGTCAACCCGCCATTCCTATCTTGGTTATCGCCTGTAATAGGGTCACTGTGAAACGCTGCCTGGACAAACTTCTGGAGTACCGCCCTTCAGCAGAGCTCTACCCAATAATAGTGAGTCAGGACTGCGGGCATGCTGAGACGGCTGAGGTGATTCGGTCGTATGGCAGTCAGGTTACTCACCTGAAGCAGCCGGACTTGTCAGATATCGCTGTGCGACCGGAACACAAGAAGTTTCAGGGTTACTACAAAATCTCCAGGCATTACCACTGGGCTCTCAACCAAGTGTTCAAGtccctgtctcactcctctgttGTGATTGTAGAGGATGACCTGGAG GTGGCGCCAGACTTCTTTGAGTACTTCCGAGCCTTGCACCCGCTCTTGAAATCCGACCCCAGCCTGTGGTGTGTGTCGGCCTGGAACGACAACGGCAGAGACGGCTACGTAGATCCTGGCAAGACCGACCTGCTCTACCGGACGGACTTCTTCCCTGGCCTGGGCTGGATGCTCCTCAGGGAACTGTGGGAGGAGCTGGAGCCCAAGTGGCCCGCTTCCTTCTGGGATGACTGGATGCGTCAGCCGGAGCAGCGCTGCGGCCGCGCCTGCATCCGTCCAGAGATATCCCGAACTTTAACCTTCGGCCGGAGAGGCGTGAGTCTGGGCCAGTTTTACGACAAGTACCTGCGTTACATTAAACTGAATTCTGAATTTGTGCCTTTCACCAAGTTGGACCTGAGTTACTTGAAGGAGGAGACGTACAGAGAAAAGTTTGAGAAGGAGGTTTACAGCGCTCCTGTGGTGACGTACGAAGAGGTGAAGCAGGGTCAGCTGAGTGGAGCAGGGCCCTTTCGTCTGCAGTACTCCAGTAAGGACAGTTTTAAAGTCATGGCTAAAAACCTAGGGATCATGGATGACCTGAAGTCCGGAGTGCCAAGGTCAGGATACAGGGGCGTGGTCAGTTTCATATCAAGAGGACGGAGAGTCTACTTGGCCCCGCCCCCAGGCTGGACCCACTATGACCCCACCTGGAGCTGA
- the rnf183 gene encoding E3 ubiquitin-protein ligase RNF183, whose translation MSDDRERQGDGGSRDQNRGARQASNSKPKPNYKEKTSKQDQGKKEKPAKVRRSRSIDSERVERDRGRRRERERHSGERRERGRSEEARRRDRRPGESERRKSKPSEDDVDDTECVVCFCSYDNVFKTPKLLSCGHTFCLECLARINVSSVELKSLSCPVCRELTDLPHGRDLPQLGNNQDIFRKLPADMQRALSIRFKRNKGKLVLKNPPPSSPTKSNTLTLPKKKQDSQLVAGGDLHLGTVEQGMTPATVVDVGRPPNRVRGRLRRLFRSDQCYYAVVASIITITVALMLVGILAFVVIPNVVAHKKPNRPNNQTLQHPPGNGFLIYPDQRP comes from the coding sequence ATGAGCgatgacagggagagacagggagacggaGGCAGCCGGGACCAGAACCGTGGCGCCAGACAGGCCTCCAAttccaaacccaaacccaactACAAAGAGAAGACCAGCAAGCAGGACcaagggaagaaggagaagccTGCGAAAGTGAGGAGATCTAGGAGCATCGACTCAGAGAGAgtcgagagagacagagggaggaggagagagcgagagagacactcgggggagaggagggagcgtgGGAGGAGTGAGGAGGCCCGCCGGCGGGACAGGAGGCCGGGAGAGAGCGAACGGAGGAAGTCGAAGCCCTCTGAAGACGACGTGGACGATACGGAGTGCGTTGTGTGCTTCTGCTCCTACGATAACGTCTTCAAGACCCCCAAGCTGCTCTCCTGCGGACACACCTTCTGTCTGGAGTGCCTCGCGCGCATCAACGTGTCCTCCGTGGAGCTCAAGTCCCTGTCCTGCCCCGTGTGCCGTGAACTGACCGACCTGCCCCACGGCCGGGACCTGCCCCAGCTGGGCAACAACCAGGACATCTTCCGCAAGCTGCCTGCGGATATGCAGAGGGCGTTGTCCATCCGCTTCAAGCGCAACAAGGGTAAACTGGTCCTGAAGAACCCGCCTCCCAGCAGCCCGACCAAGTCTAACACCCTCACCCTGCCCAAAAAGAAGCAGGACAGCCAGCTCGTAGCGGGCGGTGACCTCCACCTGGGCACCGTGGAGCAGGGCATGACCCCGGCCACCGTGGTAGACGTGGGCCGACCTCCCAACAGGGTCAGAGGTCGCCTGCGCAGGCTGTTCCGCTCGGACCAGTGCTACTACGCCGTGGTGGCATCCATTATCACCATCACTGTGGCACTTATGCTGGTGGGGATTCTGGCCTTCGTGGTCATACCGAACGTGGTCGCTCACAAGAAGCCTAACCGCCCGAATAACCAAACACTACAACATCCACCAGGAAACGGCTTTTTGATCTATCCAGACCAAAGACCCTGA